Proteins from a genomic interval of Quercus robur chromosome 9, dhQueRobu3.1, whole genome shotgun sequence:
- the LOC126700938 gene encoding uncharacterized protein LOC126700938, whose amino-acid sequence MESSTNPDPAALALQIQSLSATVEELTRQNQEMKQRLLQESNRADRGDDEDSNRRRTSTPEEASSDLLRDMRKEMDELRNAIKGKTDQSLERIIRKTDSPFTIAVQECPVPSKFRLPQLEPFDGLKDPLDHLNTFRTTLGLQQPPNEILCRSFPTTLKGAAREWFNKLPTSSIDNFEQLSSSFVRHFVGEQRPKRTADHLLTIKQGEKEPLRSYVTRFTRGMLEIDETDDKVHLTTFKAGLKSRDFVASLAKNPPKTMAEALLKAQKYMNAEEALAAIDGADKSREKKKEKEDDRRGLKRDRADRRNDDGNRRREDKNPRPSKFTPLVMPVDQILTEIRDEPSLKWPKPLHSAPGLCDKRKYCRFHKDHGHYTEDCRDLKEQIEELIRNGKLQQYVKRGDFGRYRQKSQPVNTRRDEDRPQPRPQNALGEIKTIAGGPTAGGSFKSLRKSYQRQVKSVHNVPPSKQRRTSKDLHFSEEDARSVKLPHDDPLVIMIMIKGFNTRRVLVDSGSSTDIIYLPTFQQLKLDPKRLRPFESPLVSFSGDKVYPRGITTLTVTAGSYPLQVTNQHNFLIVNSPSFYNVIIGRPMLNRWKAAISTYCLKVKFPTEHGIGEIKGDQVLARECYHAVLASKENHTWTIEEKTPEIMEKLETVDLAEGNPPRTTQIGTRMSQKTKGEIVRATSIFSPGATRICQESQQASSSIT is encoded by the coding sequence ATGGAATCCAGTACAAATCCAGATCCTGCTGCGCTGGCCCTACAAATCCAGTCGCTGTCAGCAACCGTGGAAGAACTCACAAGACAGAATCAAGAGATGAAACAACGACTACTGCAGGAAAGCAATCGTGCAGATAGGGGGGATGACGAAGACAGCAACAGAAGGCGAACCAGCACTCCGGAGGAAGCAAGTTCGGATCTTTTGAGAGAtatgaggaaagagatggacgaactaagAAACGCCATAAAAGGAAAGACAGACCAAAGCTTGGAGAGAATCATCCGGAAGACGGATTCGCCCTTTACCATAGCCGTCCAGGAGTGCCCTGTACCCTCCAAGTTTCGTTTACCCCAGCTGGAACCTTTCGACGGGCTGAAAGACCCCTTGGATCACCTGAATACCTTCAGGACGACCCTAGGCCTCCAACAGCCGCCTAATGAGATCTTATGTCGCTCATTCCCTACGACCCTCAAAGGAGCAGCCAGGGAATGGTTCAACAAGTTGCCAACATCGTCCATTGACAATTTCGAGCAGTTGAGCAGCTCCTTTGTCCGTCACTTCGTAGGGGAACAGCGACCAAAGAGAACTGCCGACCACTTGCTTACCATCAAACAAGGAGAGAAGGAACCACTAAGGTCCTACGTGACACGCTTCACCCGAGGAATGTTGGAAATAGACGAGACAGATGACAAGGTACATCTCACGACCTTCAAAGCAGGATTGAAGTCCAGGGATTTTGTGGCATCCTTGGCAAAGAACCCCCCTAAGACGATGGCCGAGGCACTGTTAAAAGCtcagaagtacatgaacgcgGAAGAAGCCCTGGCAGCTATTGACGGAGCAGATAAGAGtagggaaaagaagaaagaaaaggaggacGATCGAAGAGGGCTAAAACGGGATCGGGCTGACAGACGGAATGACGATGGAAATCGAAggagagaagacaaaaacccTCGTCCATCAAAGTTCACCCCGCTGGTGATGCCAGTAGATCAAATTCTAACAGAAATAAGGGACGAACCATCCCTAAAATGGCCAAAACCACTCCATTCAGCACCTGGATTGTGCGACAAGAGGAAATACTGTCGTTTCCATAAAGATCATGGGCATTACACGGAGGACTGCAGGGACCTAAAAGAGCAGATTGAAGAGCTCATCCGTAATGGAAAGCTACAACAGTATGTAAAAAGGGGGGATTTCGGCAGGTATAGACAGAAAAGCCAGCCAGTTAATACACGAAGAGACGAAGATCGCCCCCAACCTCGTCCACAGAACGCCCTAGGGGAAATAAAGACCATCGCCGGGGGACCAACCGCCGGAGGATCATTCAAGTCTCTCAGGAAGTCATACCAAAGACAGGTAAAGAGCGTCCACAACGTACCACCGTCAAAGCAAAGACGCACCAGTAAGGACTTGCATTTCTCTGAGGAAGATGCCAGAAGTGTGAAGCTGCCCCATGATGACCCGCTCGTCATTATGATCATGATTAAGGGGTTCAACACGCGAAGAGTCCTGGTCGACAGCGGAAGTTCAACAGACATAATCTATCTTCCTACTTTCCAACAACTAAAGCTGGACCCAAAAAGGCTCCGTCCTTTTGAGTCTCCCCTCGTCAGTTTCAGCGGAGACAAAGTATACCCCAGAGGAATCACGACGTTAACAGTAACAGCCGGGTCATACCCCCTTCAGGTAACCAACCAGCACAATTTTTTGATAGTAAACTCACCCTCGTTCTACAATGTGATCATCGGCAGACCAATGCTCAATCGCTGGAAGGCTGCTATCTCCACCTACTGCTTAAAGGTGAAGTTCCCAACAGAACATGGAATCGGGGAGATTAAGGGAGACCAAGTACTGGCCAGGGAATGCTACCATGCCGTCCTGGCCTCAAAAGAAAACCATACGTGGACAATTGAGGAGAAGACGCCAGAGATTATGGAGAAACTTGAAACGGTAGATCTGGCTGAAGGGAATCCTCCAAGGACGACCCAAATAGGGACGAGAATGAGTCAAAAGACGAAAGGCGAAATCGTCAGAGCAACCTCGATATTTTCGCCTGGAGCCACAAGGATATGCCAGGAATCCCAGCAAGCCTCATCCAGCATCACCTGA